In a single window of the Rhopalosiphum padi isolate XX-2018 chromosome 1, ASM2088224v1, whole genome shotgun sequence genome:
- the LOC132917898 gene encoding arrestin domain-containing protein 3-like, with translation MGMQGIQIIFDDPTAVFMPGQTITGRVLLQTSSSVKIKNIKLKFRGEANVRWTETRSRNNRDDERENHLVSFSAREEYFKNKIFLVGAKGESQLEAGEHVYPFNYSLPHQLPSTFNGKHGQICYIAKVKINVPWKKNIEKEIMFEIFSPINLNDDPSLAEPKKELKEKFYCCCCCKSGPMTLIACIPYSGFVPGQSIPVTVELDNNSNMDVDTIKIKLDRTLQFIAPRNEIKSELFKIVNVYIDGAEKRTSKTHVVQLQIPNGLVIPNLKHCGIMSDTYTLNVEACVKGTHLNEVASLQIILGNTPLTIASNARQFDSSFQPLNQYYFPNEPIPTNLFPSVGFNDSTLIPGYAQLEVPNNQPCTVPHLASQNLENSTILTQNNLLNIQLAGFPDPPPPYQFAVTENTSEIPTTFIKKY, from the exons ATGGGTATGCAAGGTATACAGATAATTTTTGATGATCCAACAGCAGTATTTATGCCCGGTCAAACCATTACTGGACGAGTCTTACTTCAGACTAGTAGCTCTgtgaaaatcaaaa atataaaattgaaattccgAGGAGAAGCTAATGTTCGTTGGACTGAAACTAGATCTCGGAATAACAGAGATGATGAAAGAGAAAATCATTTAGTTAGTTTTTCTGCAAgagaagaatattttaaaaataaaatttttctggTAGGTGCAAAAG gtgaATCCCAATTGGAAGCTGGTGAACATGTTTATCcatttaattattctttacCGCATCAATTACCATCAACATTTAATGGTAAACATGGgcaaatatgttatatagcaaaagttaaaattaatgtaccCTGGAAAAAGAATATAGAGAAAGaaataatgtttgaaattttttctcctataaatttaaatgatgatcCATCATTAgct GAAcctaaaaaagaattaaaagaaaagttttactgttgctgttgctgtaaATCTGGCCCTATGACATTGATAGCATGCATCCCTTATAGTGGTTTTGTACCTGGACAATCTATACCAGTTACAGTTGAATTGGATAACAACAGCAATATGGATGtagatacaattaaaataaaactggaTAGA aCTTTACAATTTATAGCCCCTAGAAATGAAATAAAGTCCGAACTATTCAAGATTGTTAACGTATACATAGATGGTGCTGAAAAACGCACTTCGAAGACACATGTAGTACAACTTCAAATTCCAAATGGTTTAGTGATACCCAATTTAAAACATTGTGGAATTATGTCCGATACATAtactttaaat GTTGAGGCTTGTGTTAAAGGTACACATTTAAATGAAGTAGCTTCTcttcaaataatattaggtaatacGCCATTAACAATAGCTAGCAATGCTCGTCAATTTGATAGTTCTTTTCAACCAttgaatcaatattattttccaaatgaACCAATTCCAACAAATCTTTTTCCATCTGTGGGTTTTAATGATTCAACATTGATTCCTGGATATGCTCAACTGGAAGTGCCAAATAACCAACCATGTACTGTGCCACACTTAGCTTCTCAGAATCTAGAAAATAGTACGATTCTTACACAAAACAATTTACTGAACATTCAATTAGCTGGATTTCCAGATCCACCACCACCATATCAATTTGCAGTTACAGAAAATACATCTGAAATTCCTACAActtttattaagaaatattag
- the LOC132917947 gene encoding arrestin domain-containing protein 3-like has protein sequence MDVNNVHIIFDNPTAVFFPGEIITGRVLIVVSNFIKIKKVKLKFKGEGNVSWREHNLMSRRNSRNGNRKHSLTHNKAKTERYTAKEEYFNHKIILAGGERKLHLKEGEHVYPFSVSLPDHLPSTFEEEYGRVQYTAKVVINVPWDIKKGKEITFEVISALNLNDDPSLAEPKILEREKFYCCCCCKSGPMTMIVYVPYTGFVPGESIPVTVELDNNSNVDVDSIKIKLERVLKFKARFPSSKIKSKPFKIVNICLDGVEKHTSKTRVEQIKIPHSLTIPNLKHCGIITDTYSLNVEACVNGGYINEVISVNIKLGNTPLTIATNVRQFDYSFQSLNQSYFSNEQIPTNPFPSVGFTEPISVPGYAQLVIQSN, from the exons atggacgtgaacaatgtacatattatatttgataatccAACAGCAGTTTTTTTCCCCGGTGAAATAATTACTGGCCGAGTTCTAATTGTTGTtagcaattttattaaaataaaaa aagtaaaattaaaatttaaaggagAAGGTAATGTGTCATGGAGAGAACATAATCTTATGTCAAGAAGAAATAGTAGGAATGGAAATAGAAAGCATAGCCTTACACATAACAAGGCTAAAACTGAAAGATATACTGCAAAAGAAGAATACtttaatcacaaaataatattagcgGGTGGGGAAC gaaaattacatttaaaagaaGGGGAACATGTTTATCCATTTAGTGTTTCCTTACCAGATCACTTACCATCAACATTTGAAGAAGAGTATGGACGTGTACAATATACAGCCAAAGTAGTAATTAATGTACCTTGGGATATCAAAAAAGGTAAAGAAATTACATTTGAAGTTATTTCTGCCTTAAATTTGAATGATGACCCATCCTTAGCT GAACCTAAAATACTAGAAAGAGAAAAGTTttactgttgttgttgttgcaagTCTGGACCAATGACAATGATTGTCTATGTACCTTATACTGGTTTTGTTCCTGGAGAATCTATACCGGTTACAGTTGAACTGGATAATAACAGCAATGTAGATGTagattctattaaaataaaactggaaaga gtattgaaaTTTAAAGCACGATTTCcaagtagtaaaataaaatccaaaccATTTAAGATTGTTAACATATGTTTAGATGGTGTTGAAAAACACACTTCAAAAACCCGCgttgaacaaattaaaattccACATAGTTTGACAAtaccaaatttaaaacattgcgGTATTATAACTGATACATATTCTCTAAAT gTCGAGGCTTGCGTTAATGGCGGATATATAAATGAAGTAATTtctgttaatataaaattgggTAATACACCATTGACAATAGCTACCAATGTTCGTCAATTTGATTATTCTTTCCAATCATTGAATCAAAGTTACTTTTCAAACGAACAAATTCCAACAAATCCTTTTCCATCAGTAGGGTTTACTGAGCCAATTTCAGTTCCTGGATATGCTCAACTAGTAATTCAAAGTAACTAA
- the LOC132916959 gene encoding 40-kDa huntingtin-associated protein-like, with product MASFNNSEEIIYHYKIILNKTKKKLFRKLNTLEPSDQFAKLANFCQKNDKHDYAALCWQAVAKCEESMDHNCEQALAHQKAARQFFSEFKKTESSGLISPYNENLQAGLSEMRHAEDSWQGNSFENILKTSIRLETAETLVGLGKLDDAAFIGSSLIDVPHECHTLKLAILEQITSIQILSEDYEGALLTFTEIANTISCIDNDTVGIYNDILFRCEISRVFLLLILKPTRQKMPSDLASVLEKYMWINGNFDSPVPYISDIMFRLLRSLVKAYQLGETTCLGTIESDFTPHLTSEQRHLLAVLINTLT from the exons atgGCTAGTTTCAATAATTCTgaagaaattatttatcattataagataatactaaataaaacaaaaaa aaaactattTAGAAAGCTAAACACCTTGGAGCCAAGTGACCAATTTG ccaAACTAGCAAATTTTTGTCAAAAGAATGACAAACATGATTATGCTGCTTTGTGTTGGCAAGCTGTGGCTAAATGTGAAGAGTCGATGGATCACAACTGTGAACAAGCTCTTGCTCATCAAAAAGCAGCCCGCCAGTTTTTTTCAGAATTTAAGAAGACTGAATCATCTGGTTTAATATCTccttataatgaaaatttacaa gCTGGGCTAAGTGAAATGAGACATGCCGAGGATAGTTGGCAGGGAAactcatttgaaaatattttgaaaacttcgATTCGTCTAGAAACTGCTGAAACTCTTGTAGGTTTAGGTAAATTGGATGATGCAGCTTTTATTGGAAGTAGTTTGATTGATGTGCCACATGAATGTCATACACTTAAATTGGCTATTCTTGAACAAATAACTTCCATTCAAATTCTTtctg aagatTATGAAGGTGCTCTGTTAACATTCACAGAAATCGCAAATACTATTTCTTGCATAGATAATGATACAGttggtatttataatgatattttattcag atgTGAAATATCACGAGTGTTCTTACTGCTTATACTGAAACCTACTCGTCAAAAAATGCCAAGTGATTTAGCTTCAGTATTGGAGAAATACATGTGGATTAATGGAAACTTTGATTCTCCAG ttCCTTATATATCAGATATAATGTTCCGTCTTCTTCGTTCATTGGTAAAAGCATATCAGCTCGGTGAAACTACCTGTTTAGGTACAATTGAATCTGATTTCACTCCACATCTAACATCAGAACAAAGACATTTATTGGCAGTATTAATCAATACACTGACATAG